A genomic segment from Coturnix japonica isolate 7356 chromosome 26, Coturnix japonica 2.1, whole genome shotgun sequence encodes:
- the LOC107324609 gene encoding WD repeat-containing protein wdr-5.2-like, with amino-acid sequence MERCLRLLRVWWAMLAPLTTSSPLTTMALSAWPSKETSSSAAPGTTALKSGIWKQQELLQQIPRAHKDWVCALAFIPGRPMLLSAYRGGVIKVWNVDNFSPVGEIKGHDSPINAICTNSKHIFTASSDCRRPDSEALEREEVTHQLQLGTAEQLEEVAGG; translated from the exons ATGGAGAG GTGTTTGAGATTGCTGAGGGTGTGGTGGGCAATGTTGGCCCCACTCACAACTTCCAGCCCCCTCACTACGATGGCATTGAGTGCCTGGCCATCCAAGGAGACATCCTCTTCAGCGGCTCCAGGGACAACGGCATTAAAAAGTGGGatctggaagcagcaggaacTTCTCCAG CAAATCCCAAGAGCACACAAAGATTGGGTCTGTGCCCTGGCCTTCATCCCTGGCCGCCCCATGTTGCTGAGTGCGTACCGAGGAGGCGTGATCAAAGTCTGGAACGTGGATAACTTCAGCCCGGTTGGGGAGATCAAGGGGCATGACAGCCCCATCAACGCCATCTGCACCAACTCCAAGCACATCTTCACTGCCTCCAG TGACTGCCGG cGACCTGACAGTGAAGCTCTGGAGCGGGAGGAGGTTACCCACCAGCTCCAACTAGGAACTGCAGAACAACTAGAAGAGGTGGCAGGAGGGTGA
- the ELF3 gene encoding ETS-related transcription factor Elf-3, which yields MAASCEISNIFSNYISAMYQPEEVQLPPDVLGCPGEDSGMGLSLSSSQPLAEGTDKPEWFSELPYFWTKVQVLEWISYHVEKNKYDASSIDFSCCNMDGHALCHCTRDQMRLIFGPLGDELYDRLHEITSDELSWIIELLEKEDANSQENFLDSSHLELGNPCAKDSLEDLKPTNPFLATDFTCLPGAMSPGSSDLSGPVMSHSPNSQDSGGSDLDLDPMEAKLFPEDGFAGSKKGDGKHGKRKRGRPRKLSKDSRECLEGRKSKHSPRGTHLWEFIRDILIHPELNEGLMKWEDRREGVFKFLRSEAVAQLWGQKKKNSSMTYEKLSRAMRYYYKREILERVDGRRLVYKFGKNSSGWKEEEVLNRNKEL from the exons ATGGCGGCATCTTGTGAGATCAGCAACATCTTCTCCAACTACATCAGCGCCATGTACCAACCCGAGGAGGTGCAGCTGCCCCCGGACGTGCTGGGATGCCCTGGGGAGGACAGCGGCATGGGGCTGAGCCTCTCCTCCAGCCAACCCCTGGCAGAGGGCACAG ACAAGCCAGAGTGGTTCAGTGAGCTCCCATACTTCTGGACCAAGGTGCAGGTGCTGGAGTGGATCAGCTACCATGTGGAAAAGAACAAGTACGATGCCAGCTCCATTGACTTCTCCTGCTGCAACATGGATGGGCATGCGCTCTGCCACTGCACCAGGGACCAGATGCGCCTCATCTTTGGGCCGCTGGGGGATGAGCTGTATGACCGCCTGCATGAGATCA CCTCTGATGAGCTGAGCTGGATCAttgagctgctggagaaagagGATGCGAATTCCCAAGAGAACTTCCTGGACAGCAGCCACCTGG AGCTTGGCAATCCCTGTGCTAAGGACTCCCTGGAGGACCTGAAGCCCACAAACCCTTTCCTCGCCACAGACTTCACCTGCTTGCCCGGCGCCATGTCCCCAGGCAGCTCTGACCTCTCAG GACCTGTGATGTCCCACAGCCCCAACTCCCAGGACTCCGGTGGAAGTGACCTTGACCTCGATCCCATGGAAGCAAAGCTCTTTCCTGAGG ATGGCTTTGCAGGCAGCAAGAAAGGGGATGGCAAACATGGCAAGCGGAAACGGGGACGGCCCCGAAAACTCAGCAAGGACAGCAGAGAGTGCCTGGAGGGTCGGAAGAGTAAGCACT CCCCACGAGGAACTCATCTGTGGGAGTTCATCCGTGACATCCTGATCCACCCCGAGCTGAACGAGGGGCTGATGAAGTGGGAGGACCGACGTGAGGGGGTCTTCAAGTTCCTGCGCTCCGAGGCGGTGGCTCAGCTCTGGGggcagaagaagaagaacagcagcatgaCCTATGAGAAGCTGAGCCGAGCGATGAG GTACTACTACAAACGGGAGATCTTGGAGAGGGTTGATGGGCGCCGCTTGGTCTACAAGTTTGGAAAGAACTCCAGTggatggaaggaggaggaggtgctCAACAGGAACAAGGAGCTGTAG